atatattttttaaatatactatatatagtCTATGCTATCATCATGGGCTCCTATCCACAGCATCTATTGCACATTTCTAAGgttttttccccttttaatgggtttttcttcctcactcttgtggagggttaagaacagaggatgtcgcactttgttaagccctatgagacaaactacgatttgtgaatatgggctatacaaataaaatagttttcattATCAATCCATCCATGCTCTTGTTCATGATTTAAATATTAGATTTATGAACTTGGAGGGTCATTTAAAACAGTTACTTTTACACAAATATCCATCAAGTTGCCAGCTGCCACaaaataactgcacaacatgtaAATTATCAATAATCCATCCTTCCAttatcagccaatcacagctgataTTTGGCGAGAGGCGGGACTAGACAGGTCGCCAGTCCACCATTGGGCAAataaccattcactctcacattcaatTTAGTTTCCAACTAACCTAACTCCATTCTCCATGtctttggattgtgggaggacaCCGGAGTACCTACAGGAAACCCATGCTTACATGGGGAGAACAtagcaaactccacacagaccCTGGCCGAACCAGGATTCATTGAATGCATTGAAGTTCAGGTTTACTGTAgttttctgtatgttttttttttagtacacACTGATCACTTtcctgtgtgaaaacaaatgtggcaGTACAGGGAAATATATTATTGTGTAGTCCAGAGCATTTAAAAGGGACTTTCTGGGAGCCCCAGGCAAAAGAATCACATGAAGCCAAACCGCATCATTCTAATCTTCAAATGATTCTTTGAATATCATAAttataaacaataataacagtGCAGACTGCATTTACATAAATAATAGTGACATTTTGAGTGCAAACCCTCACCACCAATATTCCAGGCACATTATATACACAATTTTAGAAATTCTAGTCTTCAACCATCCACGCTCAACCTACCCATTCTCACTCACAAGACAATATGGTCTCTAATTAACCTAACTCACGCAGTCACAGGGACAACATGCAAACTGAGAATGGCTGTGTGGCATCAGTGCAAACCACTGCCCCACCGTGCCATTCCCTAAATATTGATTACGTATCTCACTCTGTCATATGAAACAAGACACTTGATGATGTCACCCTGGTCTGTTGGGAAATAGTGAAGAGCATTTAAACTGGTTTCTGATGTTCTATAGACCAAACAAAGGTTCTATTAACAAAATAATCCTCAGACATATTTACTACACATATTTACTAGATTGTCTGCTTGATGTTTCGTTTTGGCTACATAAGTAAATCAAACCAGTAATTGTCAACATGTTATTGTTTTCCTAGATGTGCTCTCCAGTCCTGTTCCTCATTCATGATGTGCACATTTTAAGCAGCAGAATTGGCTGAACTGTGTTTCCTCTTGGGCAGATGATAATgaacattctctctctctctctctctctctctctctgtgtgtttgttttttttatctgtgtgcaTGACAGCACGAGTCTTtcagacagcagcaggcagaCAAGGTggctggagactctgaggtttATTTCCTGAAGCAGACAGTAGTTAATTCCTGTGGCACCATCGCCCTGCTGCACACTGTGGCCAACAACAAGAGCAAACTGACTTTTGGTGAGTGGAAAACTGACGGTTTAACTCCACAATTCAGTTCTGCATAGTTTTTCACATGCTACCATCATGCAGAATATGTTTTAGAAACAAATATCAGAATTTCCTTTCCACAGCCTGCAAGAAAATGTGATGCACATACTCAAGCATTTATTGAGTTGTGTGTGCTGTAATTTGAGACAGCTTAATACAAATGATTAGTGCATATGTATTATTAATCAATGATGCTGATGCTGTTCTTTTCTGTTCAGATACTGACTCTGCCTTGAAGAAATTTCTGGATGAGACTGCAAACATGTCTGCTGATGATCGTGCCAAACATCTGGAGAAGAACCAGGTAACGGTGCTTTATGGACTGTAAACTGCAGATCTGATCAAGTATGATATTAATAAGACTACTTTGCCAAAAAGCTTCATCAAAACATgcctattgttttttttccttgtgcttgtgtgtgtgttgttattgttttaaataacaATATAAGATAATGCACACAATATAGTAAAAATGTCAGAGGGGGTAATTCAATTAGTTGAAACTTAAGTAAACCATAAACATATCTCAAGTTTCTCAAAAATCTTGTACAGTTGCATAAAGTGCATGTGATGGTGTAGACACTTGGTGGCGCCAGACAATCTGTTCCAGCAGAATTAACTGAGGCATCCTGAATGTTTTTTCCCCCAGGCGATCTCTGAGGCTCACAATGAGGTTGCAGTGCAGGGCCAGTGCAGGGTAAGATACTTCACTATAACATCAACAGCTACTTATGGCTAATATCTTATAGTGTGTTCAAACAACAGCAGGTGGACTCAACATTTGTTGGACCGACTCATATGACTCTAGTCTGCAGTGTGTTCTATACACATTCACCTCTGTGTCTGTCCACATGCATGTCCCCTCTCTTTTAATATGACATAGAACTCAATAGACTTGttttattaagtatttaaagcAGATGTAGTGTTGATGGTGTTTGTCTTCTCTGAATCTTTTGTTGTTTCGCACAGTTTACTCAATAATATTCTCACACATCTCAACTTTCACAGCCTGAAGCAGACAAAGTCAACTTCCACTTCATCGCCTTTGTCAATGTAAATGGACAACTTTATGAATTTGGTAAGCACATCTGCACATCATGCGTATTCCTGTTTGTGGTTTTACTTGTGACGCACtcattgtattttaaaatatctgACTCATTTTTTTAAGATGGGAGAATGAACGGAGCGCTGAAGCATGGAGCCACCAAAGATGAATCCTTCATCGAGGTATGTAAAAGTGTGGACGTATGTGTAAAAGTATCTGAGACCCAAGTTTCTTTCTAGAGCCTTTTCAGTCTTTTAGGTTGTAACATCAAGCTACCAAAAGAGGGTGCCATGTGcatgaataataaattaatGGAGCATCAAACGTTGATTCATTGGACTCATTAACAGGAAAAGGAACAACTGAAAAATCCTTAAGTGAAAGTAAAGATACCTCTTGAGATCATACATTCATAGTTCTGCTGCTAATTCTTTGCAGTCTTGGCAAAACccaaatataataaaatcaattcaatcatatttgtgtatgtaatttctgtgtgtgtgtttcttcttcttctgaatcCAGGATGCAGCCAAAGTGTGCCATGGAttcatggagagagagaaaggtgaagTCCGTTTCTCTGCTGTGGCTCTTTGTCACAGTTAGATATTTGGTCGGAAACGGATCCAAATCGtaaaaccaaaatgttttcagtgttcACATGGCAAACACAATCAGCAGGCACACACAGTGACCTGCACTCACATACATCTGCAGACACTATGCACTATAAAGCACATATTGTTCCACATACTGCACTCTCATCTCATGAACAAAGCATTCTTTAGCAttcgcacatgcacacacaatcacacagacacactcgaATCCTTTTGTTCTGCCGACACTAACTGATACAAGCTGTTCCAAACGTTCCTATTTGTGATAATATTTTGCAGTGATATTGTACAACTTGACGTTGCTGCTTGTGTGttaatgttatgttatgttgggTTTTGCAGATTTTGTGTGCAATCATTGGTGCAACTGTATCACACTTGAAAG
This is a stretch of genomic DNA from Paralichthys olivaceus isolate ysfri-2021 chromosome 8, ASM2471397v2, whole genome shotgun sequence. It encodes these proteins:
- the uchl1 gene encoding ubiquitin carboxyl-terminal hydrolase isozyme L1 gives rise to the protein MMCKLGAGESWRFVDVLGLEGEQLSAVPKPCCALMLLFPLTQQHESFRQQQADKVAGDSEVYFLKQTVVNSCGTIALLHTVANNKSKLTFDTDSALKKFLDETANMSADDRAKHLEKNQAISEAHNEVAVQGQCRPEADKVNFHFIAFVNVNGQLYEFDGRMNGALKHGATKDESFIEDAAKVCHGFMEREKGEVRFSAVALCHS